ATTGCGATTTTTATGTGTTTTCAGGGCATAAAATCTGCGGCCCGACAGGCACCGGAATTTTATACGGGAAAGAATCCTGGCTGAACAAATTACCCCCTTACCAGGGTGGTGGCGAAATGATCAGGGAAGTGTCTTTTGAAAAAACCACTTACGCCGATTTGCCGCATAAGTTTGAAGCCGGAACGCCGAATATCGAAGGTGGGATCGTTTTGGGTACTGCCATCGATTACCTGAATGCTGTGGGGTTCGGGAATATACAGGAACAGGAACGCGATTTATTGGCATACGCTACAGAAAAGCTGCTTGAAATCGAGGGTTTGAAAATTTTCGGACCGACGGATTTAAGCCGAAAAACTGCTGTAATTTCGTTTAATATTGACGGCATACATCCATATGATATCGGGGTTATCCTCGATAAGATGGGAATTGCCGTGAGGACGGGCCACCATTGTGCGCAGCCCATAATGAGTTTTTTCTGTATTCCGGGAACGGTACGGGCCTCGTTTTCATTTTACAATACGAGGGAAGAAATCGACCTTTTGGTGTCTGGCGTAAAAAAGGCAAAAATGATGTTATCTTAAAAAGGGTTTATGAAAATATTTGCAATGATGCTCCTTTCGCTCGTGATGGCCAGAAGCTGTGACAAGCAGGAAAACGAGGAAATGAAAAACACGACGGTCGAATACAGTGCGGTGTCCAGGGGAAAGTACCTGAATATCAATTTCCACGATGATAAGTTGTCGATTATTGACAAGCGTGACGGCACGCCCAGGGATTATATCCTGGCGAATGCCGACTGGAAGGCGTTGGCTAAATTGTACAAAACCATAAAACTCGAAGCATTGTCTACCTATAAAGATCCGACACAAAAAAGGTTTTATGATGGTGCCGCAGTAGCGAGCCTTCGCGTCATATACGATGGGAAAACGTATGAAACCACCAGTTTCGATCATGGTTTCCCACCAAAGGAAATTGAGGAATTCGTAAACAAGATTGTATCATTTGCAACACCATCAACCCAATGACGATTAAGGAAATACAGGAGGAGATTGCGGATGAATTCAGCATGTTTGATGAGGAAAACTGGGACGAGAGATACCAATACCTTATCGATTTGGGCAAGACATTGCCCTTGATCGACCCTCAATATAAAACTGAGGACAATTTAATCAAAGGCTGCCAGTCTAAAGTATGGCTGCATGCGGAAGAAGAAAACGGCAAAATCATTTTTACGGCTGACAGCGATGCCATCTTAACCAAAGGCATTATCGCTATTTTAATCAGGACGTTTTCAAACCAGAAGCCATCGGAAATTCTTGAAGCCGACACAAAATTCATAGACGACATCGGGCTGAAGGAACATTTATCGCCCACGCGCGCGAATGGTTTGGTTTCGATGATTAAGCAAATCAAATTGTACGCATTGGCATTCGAATCTAAAAACTAAAAATTATGGAACAGGAAATAGACACTACCCAATTGGGTGAAGACATTGTAAAAAAACTCAAGACGATTTATGATCCCGAAATCCCGGTCGATATTTACGAACTCGGATTAATCTATGATGTGATGGTCAACACGGATTACGAAGTAAAAATCCTGATGACGCTCACTTCACCGAACTGCCCTGTGGCAGAAACCCTTCCGAAAGAAGTGGAGGATAAGGTCAGGGGAATCGAAAATGTAAGAGACGTTGAAGTAGAAATTACATTCGATCCGCCGTGGAGCAAGGATTTGATGAGTGAAGAAGCGAAGCTGGAATTAGGCATGCTTTAAAAGTAATCAGTTGGCAGTAGGAA
This genomic stretch from Flavobacterium pallidum harbors:
- a CDS encoding SUF system Fe-S cluster assembly protein translates to MEQEIDTTQLGEDIVKKLKTIYDPEIPVDIYELGLIYDVMVNTDYEVKILMTLTSPNCPVAETLPKEVEDKVRGIENVRDVEVEITFDPPWSKDLMSEEAKLELGML
- a CDS encoding SufE family protein; the encoded protein is MTIKEIQEEIADEFSMFDEENWDERYQYLIDLGKTLPLIDPQYKTEDNLIKGCQSKVWLHAEEENGKIIFTADSDAILTKGIIAILIRTFSNQKPSEILEADTKFIDDIGLKEHLSPTRANGLVSMIKQIKLYALAFESKN